One genomic segment of Methanothermococcus okinawensis IH1 includes these proteins:
- the nifH gene encoding nitrogenase iron protein, with translation MSFDEIAPDAKKIAIYGKGGIGKSTTTQNTAAAMAYYFNKKVMIHGCDPKADSTRMILHGKPQKTIMDVLREEGEEGVTLEKVRKAGFKDILCVESGGPEPGVGCAGRGVITAVDMMRELEGYPDDLDNLFFDVLGDVVCGGFAMPLRDGLAQEVYIVTSGEMMALYAANNIAKGILKYAEQSGVRLGGIICNSRNVDGEKELIDEFVDKLGTKLVHFVPRDNIVQKAEFNKMTVVEFDPECNQANEYKTLAKNINENDELVIPTPLTMDELEGLVLKYGLLD, from the coding sequence ATGAGTTTTGACGAAATAGCTCCAGATGCAAAAAAAATAGCAATTTATGGAAAAGGAGGTATAGGGAAATCGACAACAACGCAAAATACTGCCGCAGCTATGGCATATTACTTCAATAAAAAAGTGATGATTCATGGATGTGACCCAAAAGCAGATTCAACTAGAATGATTCTTCATGGAAAACCCCAAAAAACCATCATGGATGTTCTTAGAGAAGAGGGAGAAGAAGGAGTAACTCTTGAAAAGGTAAGAAAAGCAGGATTTAAAGATATATTATGTGTAGAAAGTGGTGGTCCAGAACCTGGTGTAGGATGTGCAGGAAGAGGGGTTATTACTGCTGTGGATATGATGAGGGAGCTCGAAGGATATCCAGATGATTTAGATAATCTATTCTTTGATGTCCTTGGGGATGTTGTGTGTGGTGGATTTGCCATGCCACTTAGAGATGGTCTTGCACAGGAGGTATACATCGTTACATCGGGAGAGATGATGGCATTGTATGCTGCAAACAACATTGCAAAAGGTATATTAAAATATGCTGAACAGTCAGGCGTAAGATTGGGTGGGATTATCTGTAATTCAAGAAATGTGGATGGAGAAAAAGAATTGATAGATGAATTTGTTGATAAATTGGGAACAAAATTAGTACATTTCGTTCCAAGAGACAATATTGTCCAAAAGGCTGAATTCAATAAAATGACCGTTGTAGAATTTGACCCAGAATGCAATCAAGCTAATGAATATAAAACACTTGCCAAAAACATTAATGAAAATGACGAACTTGTAATACCTACGCCATTAACAATGGATGAATTGGAAGGATTAGTATTAAAATATGGATTACTTGATTAA
- a CDS encoding aldolase produces MKDVKILKKDVLVPADIPANKKEEYIKNYLELTKNTGRLMLFAGDQKIEHLNDDFYGEGISKDDATPEHFFKVASNSKIGAFATQLGLIARYGVDYRDINYIVKINSKTNLVKTSQRDPISKSLIDVADVVEFKNNSGLNILGVGYTIYLGSEFEHEMLSEASRVVYEAHKNGLIAILWIYPRGKAVKNEKDPHLIAGATGVGACLGADFVKVNYPECENPAEAFKEAVLAAGRTKVVCAGGSSTDPKLFLQRLYDQIHISGAAGNATGRNIHQKSYEEAVRMCNAIYAITIENKSVDEALKIYYG; encoded by the coding sequence ATGAAAGATGTTAAAATATTGAAAAAAGATGTGCTGGTTCCAGCAGATATTCCAGCAAATAAAAAGGAGGAATATATAAAAAATTACCTTGAATTAACAAAAAATACCGGTAGGCTAATGCTTTTTGCAGGAGACCAAAAAATAGAACATTTAAATGATGATTTTTATGGTGAAGGGATATCAAAGGATGATGCCACACCTGAACATTTCTTTAAAGTAGCTTCAAATTCAAAAATAGGGGCCTTTGCTACACAGTTAGGATTAATAGCAAGATACGGCGTAGATTATAGGGATATAAATTATATAGTTAAAATAAATTCAAAAACAAATCTTGTTAAAACCTCTCAAAGAGACCCAATAAGTAAATCGTTGATAGATGTAGCTGATGTTGTAGAGTTTAAGAATAATTCTGGCTTAAATATACTTGGAGTAGGTTATACAATATATTTGGGAAGCGAGTTTGAACATGAAATGCTCTCAGAGGCATCAAGGGTAGTATATGAGGCACACAAAAATGGATTAATTGCAATATTGTGGATATATCCAAGAGGAAAGGCAGTTAAAAACGAAAAAGACCCACATTTAATAGCAGGAGCTACGGGCGTTGGAGCATGTTTAGGGGCAGATTTTGTTAAAGTAAATTATCCTGAATGTGAAAATCCAGCCGAAGCATTTAAAGAGGCGGTTTTAGCCGCAGGTAGAACAAAGGTTGTATGTGCAGGTGGGAGCTCCACAGACCCAAAACTATTTTTGCAGAGACTCTATGACCAAATACATATAAGTGGTGCAGCAGGAAATGCCACAGGCAGGAATATACACCAAAAATCCTACGAAGAAGCTGTAAGGATGTGTAATGCAATATATGCTATTACTATTGAAAATAAAAGCGTTGATGAAGCTTTAAAAATATATTATGGATAA
- a CDS encoding DUF366 family protein — protein MKILNLDSISVVILDDEKLNYTGSEIEPLWAFKKFNIQKDSIIAFNGALNVSVKNMKDLKDIKEESKYGDVLIKSSNAINFIVEHFDNPDLKMIYLRQRILVSIAKEIIEEITNKKLKRNGDDLYYNNGKLSVSIACRGISSAKIHLGINVSNIGAPDYINTSSLGDLGIDIHDNQNIIDIMEKIATKYGEEMDKIEKDMRKTMYLI, from the coding sequence ATGAAAATACTAAATCTTGACAGCATCTCAGTAGTAATATTGGATGATGAAAAATTGAACTATACAGGTAGTGAAATAGAACCACTTTGGGCATTTAAAAAATTTAATATTCAAAAGGATAGTATAATTGCGTTTAACGGAGCTCTGAATGTAAGTGTAAAAAATATGAAAGATTTAAAAGATATCAAAGAAGAATCTAAATATGGAGATGTATTAATAAAATCATCAAATGCCATAAATTTTATAGTGGAGCATTTTGATAACCCTGATTTAAAGATGATATATTTAAGGCAGAGGATATTGGTATCAATAGCAAAGGAAATAATTGAAGAAATAACCAACAAAAAATTAAAAAGGAATGGAGATGATTTATATTATAATAATGGAAAATTATCTGTAAGTATAGCCTGCCGTGGAATATCTTCGGCAAAAATCCATTTAGGTATAAATGTTTCAAATATCGGAGCTCCGGATTATATCAATACTTCTTCATTAGGTGATTTAGGAATTGATATACATGATAATCAAAATATTATTGATATAATGGAAAAAATAGCCACTAAATATGGGGAAGAAATGGATAAAATAGAAAAAGATATGAGAAAAACCATGTATTTAATTTAA
- a CDS encoding beta-ribofuranosylaminobenzene 5'-phosphate synthase, whose amino-acid sequence MKSKIISPSRIHMGLIDLNGSIGRVDGGIGITLNNPNFIIEGKESSDIEIEFDKNITDKNITNNEIEKRIYDISKKVLEYIGEKGIYLKIKSVIPQHSGLGSGTQMALSTGKLISLIYQKELDSKTLSTITGRGGTSGIGVNAFEKGGFIVDGGHSFGKGKDKEDFRPSSASKNVRAPPVLFRHDFNWDVVLTIPKGESIYGNKEVDIFKKYCPIPLNETQKICHLILMKMMPAIIENDISSFGEVVNKLQYIGFKKVELGLQKDIVKELLETLQKVSYSGLSSFGPTIYSICDGKDSVKNVVETSKEFFDKYRIDGDIIITKGNNRGFDVK is encoded by the coding sequence ATGAAATCAAAGATAATATCTCCTTCAAGAATACACATGGGGCTTATAGATTTAAATGGCAGTATTGGTAGAGTAGATGGGGGTATTGGTATAACATTGAACAACCCAAATTTTATAATTGAAGGAAAGGAGAGCTCCGATATCGAGATAGAATTTGACAAAAATATAACAGATAAAAATATAACAAATAATGAGATAGAAAAAAGAATATACGACATATCAAAGAAAGTTTTAGAGTATATCGGAGAAAAAGGTATTTATTTAAAAATAAAAAGTGTAATACCACAGCACAGCGGTTTAGGAAGCGGAACTCAGATGGCTCTTTCAACGGGAAAATTAATATCGTTGATATATCAAAAGGAATTAGATAGTAAAACCCTTTCTACTATAACAGGTAGAGGAGGAACATCTGGTATTGGCGTTAATGCCTTTGAAAAAGGAGGTTTTATAGTAGATGGAGGCCACTCATTTGGAAAAGGGAAGGATAAAGAGGATTTTAGACCATCATCTGCATCAAAAAATGTAAGAGCTCCGCCAGTTTTATTTAGGCATGACTTTAATTGGGATGTTGTTTTGACAATTCCAAAGGGAGAATCTATTTACGGTAATAAAGAGGTAGATATTTTTAAAAAATACTGCCCCATACCATTAAATGAAACTCAAAAAATATGCCATTTAATACTCATGAAAATGATGCCTGCCATAATTGAAAATGACATATCCTCCTTTGGAGAGGTTGTTAATAAATTGCAGTATATAGGTTTTAAAAAAGTTGAATTGGGACTTCAAAAAGATATTGTTAAGGAATTATTGGAAACTCTTCAAAAGGTATCGTACAGTGGTTTATCAAGTTTTGGACCTACAATTTATTCTATATGTGATGGAAAAGATAGTGTAAAAAATGTGGTTGAAACTTCAAAAGAATTTTTTGATAAATATAGAATTGATGGCGATATAATAATTACAAAAGGAAATAATAGAGGATTTGATGTTAAATAA
- a CDS encoding CBS domain-containing protein, which produces MVNVESVMKKPIVVNQNNDVREVIKLFRKYKISGAPVIDDDRNLVGIISESDIIKTLTTHDDRFDIILPSPFDLIELPLKTTLKIEEFREDIEKALKTKVKDVMTKDVITVSPDTPINEAAEIMIKHKIKRLPVIKNGELVGIVTRGDLIEALV; this is translated from the coding sequence ATGGTTAATGTAGAATCCGTAATGAAAAAACCTATTGTTGTTAATCAAAATAACGATGTTAGGGAAGTGATTAAATTATTTAGGAAATATAAAATAAGCGGAGCTCCTGTGATAGATGATGACAGAAATCTTGTAGGAATTATATCAGAAAGCGATATAATAAAAACACTTACAACCCATGATGATAGATTTGATATTATATTACCATCCCCCTTTGACTTGATTGAATTACCATTAAAAACCACACTAAAAATAGAGGAATTTAGGGAAGATATAGAAAAGGCATTAAAAACAAAGGTAAAGGATGTTATGACAAAAGATGTAATTACTGTTTCACCGGATACCCCAATAAATGAGGCAGCGGAAATAATGATTAAACATAAAATTAAAAGATTACCTGTAATTAAAAACGGAGAACTTGTAGGCATAGTTACAAGAGGAGATTTAATAGAAGCTTTGGTTTAA
- a CDS encoding TIGR00153 family protein: protein MTIFLFKRKPEKEVIDLLRAHVSLSISSIKLLNEYIDDKDNSKLQEITKLEKEGDDIRKKVIINLYEAFLPSMKKELTYSIEILDEVLDSIKHGALIYDLIIFELNKTIKEKCKLILNISLDMLNSMYSLIDVFENGGDFKKHIKNIKTGEEAIDDIHHEIYRYMVNMKIDSFWEGKLMSDFVDKITEISDYIENVSDEFQIIYLNYR from the coding sequence TTGACCATTTTTTTATTTAAAAGAAAACCTGAAAAGGAAGTTATAGACCTACTAAGAGCTCATGTTTCATTGTCCATAAGTAGTATTAAACTGTTGAATGAATATATCGATGATAAGGATAATAGCAAATTGCAGGAAATTACAAAACTTGAAAAAGAAGGGGATGATATAAGAAAAAAAGTAATAATAAATCTTTACGAAGCATTTTTGCCAAGTATGAAAAAAGAATTAACATATTCCATAGAGATTCTTGATGAGGTTCTCGACAGCATCAAACATGGAGCTCTGATATATGATTTGATAATTTTTGAGCTAAATAAAACCATTAAAGAAAAGTGCAAATTGATATTAAATATATCATTGGATATGTTAAACTCTATGTATAGTTTAATAGATGTATTTGAGAATGGAGGGGACTTTAAAAAGCATATAAAAAACATAAAAACAGGAGAAGAGGCAATCGATGATATTCATCACGAAATTTATAGATATATGGTGAATATGAAAATAGATTCCTTTTGGGAAGGGAAACTTATGAGCGATTTCGTAGATAAAATAACTGAAATAAGCGACTATATCGAGAATGTATCTGATGAATTTCAAATAATATATTTAAATTATCGGTGA
- a CDS encoding inorganic phosphate transporter — MINIFELIALLSGIYIAFVIGANDTANALGTSVGANLMDYKKLVLVFGIFVLLGCLNAHKVGHTVGSIVSGNTVLPLVIAGLIITIITYKKIPISTHQVIVCALVGLNMSSADMGLFIKIIGSWVISPILTALISFTLYKLFEHSDIPVLKRVELIKYGLIISGGLIAYNLGSNDLPTALGAISNSTYVFFMGGIALITGALLFGKGVSETVGINIVKLNPLAAFVAQLSAGIGVFVFTQFGMPVSTTQAIIGGVVGVGLTKGIKTVKWKTLRNVILGWVSAPGFALIVGYLIEIIKFR; from the coding sequence GTGATTAATATATTTGAATTAATAGCTCTATTAAGCGGGATATACATTGCATTTGTAATTGGGGCAAATGACACGGCAAATGCTCTTGGCACATCAGTTGGAGCAAATTTAATGGATTATAAAAAATTGGTATTGGTATTTGGAATATTTGTATTATTAGGATGTTTAAATGCCCATAAAGTAGGTCATACTGTGGGTTCTATTGTATCGGGAAATACCGTTCTTCCACTTGTTATTGCGGGATTAATTATTACAATAATTACCTACAAAAAAATACCAATATCCACTCACCAGGTAATTGTATGTGCTTTGGTTGGATTGAATATGAGCTCAGCTGACATGGGATTGTTTATAAAAATTATTGGGAGTTGGGTAATTTCACCAATATTAACTGCATTAATTTCATTTACACTTTATAAATTATTTGAACATTCAGATATACCAGTGTTAAAAAGAGTAGAATTAATAAAATATGGATTAATAATAAGTGGGGGACTTATAGCTTATAATTTAGGTTCAAATGACCTTCCCACAGCTCTTGGTGCAATATCCAATAGCACATATGTTTTTTTTATGGGGGGAATTGCACTTATAACCGGAGCTCTGCTTTTTGGGAAGGGAGTTTCTGAAACTGTTGGTATTAATATTGTTAAATTAAATCCCTTAGCAGCATTTGTAGCTCAGTTATCCGCAGGAATAGGGGTTTTTGTATTTACTCAGTTTGGGATGCCTGTATCTACAACTCAGGCTATAATCGGCGGTGTTGTTGGAGTGGGATTAACAAAAGGAATTAAGACGGTTAAATGGAAGACATTGCGAAATGTTATATTGGGATGGGTTTCTGCACCGGGTTTTGCATTAATAGTAGGTTATTTAATTGAGATAATAAAATTTAGGTAA
- the glnA gene encoding type I glutamate--ammonia ligase, with protein MTTVEQALEYIQANDVKFLRFQFVDLLGVPKNVAYPVKSGEKGIDELRDVLTDGLYFDGSSIEGFVSIDCSDMILKPDLSTLSVLPWRPSEKSVARVICDVYRTDGKPFEGDPRGCLKRIMGKLKEEMNGEYFVGPEPEFFIVKPDPHNPHKMVPADSGAYFDLEPLDEAPDIRRNIVFALENLGFHVEASHHEVAPGQHEVDFKFDDALKTADSVITFKTTIKMIAKQYGVMATFMPKPFFGMNGSGMHCHQSIWLNGEASFYDENAPYQLSATCMNYVAGILEHAKAIVAVTNPTVNSYKRLVPGYEAPVNIAWANSNRSAIIRVPAARGKGTRIEFRAPDPSCNPYLAFTVMLAAGLDGIKRKLEAPEPVERNIFAMSEAEKKELGIDSVPANLKDALDELENDTVLKEALGKHILENFLELKTAEWDRFRISVTDWETKEYLKI; from the coding sequence ATGACCACTGTTGAACAGGCATTGGAATATATACAGGCAAATGATGTTAAATTTTTGAGATTCCAATTTGTAGATTTATTGGGAGTTCCAAAAAATGTAGCATACCCAGTAAAATCAGGAGAAAAAGGAATTGATGAATTAAGAGATGTTTTAACAGATGGATTATATTTTGATGGTTCATCAATTGAGGGATTTGTTTCCATAGATTGCTCAGATATGATATTAAAACCCGACTTATCAACATTATCTGTTCTTCCATGGAGACCTTCTGAAAAATCAGTAGCAAGAGTTATCTGTGATGTGTATAGAACAGATGGAAAACCATTCGAAGGAGACCCAAGAGGATGCTTAAAAAGAATTATGGGAAAACTTAAAGAAGAAATGAATGGAGAATACTTCGTAGGTCCAGAACCAGAATTTTTCATAGTAAAACCAGACCCACACAATCCACACAAAATGGTTCCAGCTGATAGCGGGGCATACTTTGATTTAGAACCATTGGATGAGGCACCAGATATCAGAAGAAACATTGTATTTGCCTTGGAAAACTTAGGATTCCATGTTGAAGCTTCTCATCACGAAGTTGCACCAGGTCAGCATGAGGTAGATTTCAAATTTGATGATGCCCTTAAAACAGCTGACAGTGTGATTACATTTAAAACAACAATTAAAATGATTGCTAAACAATATGGAGTTATGGCAACCTTCATGCCAAAACCATTCTTTGGTATGAATGGTAGTGGTATGCACTGTCACCAAAGTATATGGTTAAATGGGGAAGCTTCCTTCTATGATGAAAATGCACCATATCAGTTAAGTGCAACCTGTATGAACTATGTTGCAGGTATATTAGAACACGCTAAGGCAATTGTAGCAGTTACAAACCCAACAGTAAATTCGTACAAAAGACTTGTTCCAGGATACGAAGCTCCTGTAAATATTGCATGGGCAAATTCAAACAGAAGTGCCATCATCAGAGTTCCAGCTGCAAGAGGCAAAGGAACAAGAATTGAATTTAGAGCTCCTGACCCATCATGTAACCCATACTTAGCATTCACAGTAATGCTTGCTGCGGGATTAGATGGTATTAAAAGGAAATTAGAAGCACCAGAACCAGTTGAAAGAAATATCTTTGCAATGAGTGAAGCTGAGAAGAAAGAGCTCGGTATTGATTCAGTCCCAGCTAACTTAAAAGATGCACTTGACGAATTAGAAAACGACACAGTATTAAAAGAAGCTCTCGGAAAACATATATTGGAAAACTTCTTAGAATTAAAAACAGCTGAATGGGATAGGTTCAGAATCTCAGTAACAGACTGGGAAACAAAAGAATACTTAAAAATCTAA
- the aroA gene encoding 3-phosphoshikimate 1-carboxyvinyltransferase, giving the protein MIIVKKTNEIKGNIYAPPSKSYTHRAVICASLSDGISEIKNPLNSADCLSSVHGARMLGAHIDTDDKNKWIVEGNNNSPKTPENIIDIGNSGTTLRILTGISSQIKKGYAILTGDESIRKRPMQPLLDALKQLGIEAFSSKMDGTAPIIVKSGEIKNNTVRIRGDMSSQFITSLMMTLPFAKEDSKIILTTPLKSAPYLDITLDVLSKFGITVKPLDNEKDKAEKGFFIEGSQKYKSCNYTVEGDYSSASYLIAAGVLLNSELTINNLFKDSKQGDKEIINIVKNMGAHIKVKDDKVIINGPHNLKGVKVDVKNIPDLVPTIAVLGCFAEGKTTIYNGEHVRLKECDRLSACAKELSKMGAKITEKPDGLVIEGVGKLKGAELETYHDHRLVMAFTIAGMMAEGETIIRGEDAVKISFPNFVDVMKSIGANITCK; this is encoded by the coding sequence ATGATTATAGTGAAAAAAACTAATGAAATAAAAGGAAATATTTATGCCCCTCCTTCAAAATCATACACACATAGGGCTGTAATATGTGCATCTTTATCCGATGGAATTTCAGAGATAAAAAATCCGTTAAATAGTGCTGACTGTCTTTCATCGGTTCATGGTGCAAGAATGCTCGGAGCTCATATAGATACAGATGATAAAAATAAATGGATTGTGGAAGGAAACAATAACAGCCCAAAAACACCTGAAAATATAATCGATATAGGAAACAGTGGAACAACTTTAAGAATATTAACGGGGATTTCATCACAGATAAAAAAGGGATATGCCATACTAACTGGGGATGAATCCATAAGAAAAAGACCTATGCAACCGCTACTCGATGCCTTGAAACAGCTTGGTATTGAAGCTTTTTCATCAAAAATGGATGGAACTGCTCCAATTATTGTTAAAAGTGGTGAGATAAAAAATAATACTGTTAGGATAAGAGGGGATATGAGCTCCCAATTTATTACCTCATTGATGATGACTTTACCATTTGCCAAAGAAGATTCAAAGATAATTTTAACCACTCCCTTAAAATCGGCTCCTTATTTGGATATAACATTGGATGTTCTTAGCAAGTTTGGAATAACTGTTAAACCTTTGGATAACGAAAAAGATAAGGCTGAAAAAGGATTTTTTATTGAAGGTAGCCAAAAATATAAATCCTGCAATTATACTGTGGAAGGGGATTATTCATCGGCATCCTATCTTATAGCCGCAGGAGTTCTTTTAAATTCAGAGCTAACCATAAATAATTTATTTAAGGATTCAAAACAGGGGGATAAAGAAATAATAAATATCGTTAAAAATATGGGAGCTCATATTAAAGTTAAGGACGATAAAGTTATAATAAATGGACCTCATAATTTAAAAGGAGTAAAGGTAGATGTGAAAAATATACCTGATTTGGTTCCCACTATTGCAGTTTTGGGATGTTTTGCAGAAGGTAAAACTACAATATATAATGGAGAGCATGTTAGATTGAAGGAATGCGATAGATTAAGTGCCTGTGCAAAAGAATTGTCAAAGATGGGGGCAAAAATAACAGAAAAACCTGATGGTCTTGTAATTGAAGGGGTTGGAAAATTAAAAGGTGCAGAACTTGAAACATATCATGACCATAGGCTTGTAATGGCTTTTACAATTGCTGGAATGATGGCAGAAGGTGAAACAATAATAAGAGGAGAAGATGCTGTTAAAATATCGTTTCCTAACTTTGTAGATGTTATGAAGTCTATTGGGGCAAATATTACATGTAAATAA
- a CDS encoding M24 family metallopeptidase has product MKIKSFLNYLNENNIKKAVILKKENINYFLERYPPTFSILVFDVKHDRAVLKVPKLEYRGALTYKNKYLDIELFEKIEEVFKGCDGVEDSLPLKFLKYLDNYKIISDKIREMRRIKNSKEIGLIQKAAKISDKAIEHATELILNTDKPITECELAAEIEYIMKKEGSIKPSFDTIAVSDKKTALPHSMPSSNTIKNILLMDIGAVYEGYHSDITRTVILNQDKRYKDIYNLVNSAKTEAEAYLKEGVSVKELDSIARKSMGKYEKYFIHSLGHGVGVEIHEEPAVSSKVKEDIILKEGMVITIEPGIYLDDFGVRIEDLYLVKRNGFKKLSNAKIMEY; this is encoded by the coding sequence ATGAAAATAAAAAGTTTTTTAAATTATTTGAATGAAAACAACATAAAAAAGGCGGTAATTTTAAAAAAAGAAAATATAAATTATTTTTTAGAAAGATATCCTCCAACATTTTCGATTTTAGTCTTTGATGTAAAACATGATAGGGCTGTTTTGAAAGTTCCAAAATTGGAATATAGGGGAGCTCTGACATATAAAAATAAATACCTTGATATTGAGTTATTTGAAAAAATTGAAGAGGTATTTAAGGGATGTGATGGTGTTGAGGATTCTCTTCCGTTAAAATTCTTAAAATATCTTGATAATTACAAAATAATATCTGATAAAATAAGAGAAATGAGAAGAATAAAAAACAGTAAAGAAATAGGATTAATCCAAAAGGCAGCTAAAATAAGCGATAAGGCAATTGAACATGCAACAGAACTTATACTAAATACTGATAAACCCATCACTGAATGTGAGCTCGCCGCAGAAATCGAATACATCATGAAAAAGGAAGGCAGTATAAAACCATCATTTGATACCATAGCTGTTTCAGATAAAAAAACGGCATTACCCCACAGTATGCCTTCCAGTAATACTATTAAAAATATACTTTTAATGGATATCGGAGCTGTTTATGAAGGTTATCATTCTGATATTACAAGAACTGTCATTTTAAACCAAGATAAAAGGTATAAAGATATATACAACCTTGTTAATAGTGCAAAAACTGAGGCAGAAGCATATCTTAAAGAGGGAGTTTCAGTAAAGGAGCTCGACTCAATAGCAAGAAAATCTATGGGAAAATATGAAAAATATTTTATTCATTCATTGGGACACGGCGTTGGTGTAGAAATCCACGAAGAACCAGCAGTTTCTTCAAAGGTTAAAGAAGATATTATTTTAAAAGAAGGTATGGTGATTACAATAGAACCAGGTATTTATCTTGATGATTTTGGAGTAAGAATTGAAGATTTATACCTTGTTAAAAGAAATGGATTTAAAAAATTGAGCAATGCAAAAATAATGGAGTATTAA
- the nadA gene encoding quinolinate synthase NadA has product MDITNIVERINTLKKEKNAIILAHNYQPEEIQRIADFMGDSLELCIKAKETDADIIVFCGVDFMAETAKILNKDKKVLMPEIINTECPMAHQLPPEIIENAKKQHPNAKVVIYVNTLASAKALADATCTSANADKIVNSFEENEILFGPDQNLGYYVKKRTDKKIIGIPEDGHCYVHKKFTVDDVVNIKKQYPNAEVLVHPECNPEVQDIADYIYSTSGMVKHVLSSDNDEFVIGTECDMITRLKIELEKLGKTKKLIPLRKDAICEPMKQITLEKVEKCLVEEKYEITLDDEIIEKAKKAIEYMLNVK; this is encoded by the coding sequence ATGGATATTACAAATATTGTGGAGAGAATAAACACATTAAAAAAAGAGAAAAATGCTATTATATTGGCACATAATTACCAGCCAGAAGAAATACAAAGGATAGCCGATTTTATGGGCGATTCATTGGAATTATGTATAAAAGCTAAGGAAACTGATGCAGATATTATTGTGTTCTGCGGTGTAGATTTTATGGCAGAAACTGCAAAGATACTTAATAAAGATAAAAAGGTTTTGATGCCTGAAATAATAAATACAGAATGCCCTATGGCACATCAACTCCCACCTGAGATAATAGAAAATGCTAAAAAGCAACATCCTAACGCAAAAGTTGTTATATATGTAAATACTCTTGCTTCAGCAAAAGCTCTTGCAGATGCAACATGCACATCGGCAAATGCGGATAAAATTGTAAATTCATTTGAAGAAAATGAAATATTATTTGGACCAGACCAAAATCTTGGGTATTATGTGAAAAAAAGAACAGATAAAAAAATTATAGGCATACCCGAGGATGGACACTGTTATGTTCATAAAAAATTTACAGTTGATGATGTAGTAAATATTAAAAAACAATACCCCAACGCTGAGGTATTGGTGCATCCCGAATGTAATCCAGAAGTTCAGGATATTGCAGATTATATTTATAGCACAAGTGGTATGGTTAAACATGTCCTGAGCTCCGATAATGATGAGTTTGTTATTGGGACAGAATGCGACATGATAACAAGGTTAAAAATTGAACTTGAAAAGCTTGGAAAAACAAAAAAATTAATACCACTTAGAAAGGATGCTATATGCGAACCTATGAAACAGATAACTCTTGAAAAAGTTGAAAAATGTTTAGTTGAAGAAAAATATGAAATTACATTGGATGATGAAATAATAGAAAAGGCGAAAAAAGCTATTGAATATATGTTAAATGTTAAATAG
- a CDS encoding ThiF family adenylyltransferase → MQRENVDDLEKKLIPKGEVSVIGCGRLGIRVVMDLLEVHRGGAQKIYVFDNAKIDKNDIIHRKYGGEVGEYKVKFAERFFSDRVVGVAENITLNNLNLIKGDVAIVCIAGGDTAPIRKGILKYCEKNSIKTIGTNGVFGIDEKVKVSDAKYANGPVQYMNIKEEGHIVVGTGRFIRDGEPITPYTLDEISKKMVIECLKVLNKK, encoded by the coding sequence ATGCAGAGAGAAAATGTAGATGATTTAGAAAAAAAGCTAATACCTAAGGGAGAAGTTTCAGTAATTGGATGTGGAAGGTTGGGAATTAGAGTTGTAATGGATTTGCTCGAAGTTCATAGAGGCGGAGCTCAGAAGATATATGTATTCGATAATGCAAAAATTGATAAAAATGATATAATCCACCGAAAGTATGGCGGAGAAGTTGGAGAATATAAGGTTAAATTTGCAGAGAGGTTTTTTAGCGATAGAGTTGTTGGAGTTGCTGAGAATATAACCCTAAATAATCTTAACCTTATTAAAGGAGATGTTGCCATTGTATGTATTGCCGGTGGGGATACAGCGCCTATAAGAAAAGGAATACTAAAATATTGTGAAAAAAATAGTATAAAAACCATAGGGACTAATGGAGTTTTTGGAATTGACGAGAAAGTTAAAGTTTCCGATGCAAAATATGCTAATGGACCAGTCCAATATATGAACATCAAAGAAGAGGGGCATATTGTTGTTGGAACTGGAAGATTTATAAGGGATGGTGAGCCAATAACACCCTATACCCTTGATGAAATATCAAAAAAGATGGTAATCGAATGTTTAAAGGTTTTGAATAAAAAATAA